Proteins encoded together in one Musa acuminata AAA Group cultivar baxijiao chromosome BXJ3-6, Cavendish_Baxijiao_AAA, whole genome shotgun sequence window:
- the LOC103971009 gene encoding proteasome activator subunit 4 isoform X3, producing MKHGKKLGLTIEWRPFYDCLTRTHFKRNTGPEGWRLRQRHFETVTSLTRSCRKFFPAGAAAEIWLEFRALMENPWHNSAFEGSGFVQLFLPVNSENQNYFTSCWIKECLDLWETLPNCQFWDIQWTSFLARCIKSCKAIDWEQFLPALFSRYLNMFEVPVSSGSGSYPFALEVPRNMKFLFSSKSGTPAKAIAKSIVYLLKPGSSAQEYFESLANLLEQYYHPSNGGRWTYSLERFLRYLVINFQKRLQHEQLNPDQNKEADIFLGKTERALFVKVLLKLIDRGQYSKNESLAETVAVATSVLSYVEPSLVLPFVASRFQLALETLTATHQLKSAVTSVAFAGRAIFLASTSAPQADDHNNSDALVDLIIISLSNALLGMDANDPPKTLATMQLIGSIFSNLAVVGDNDDGSSFLQSINFSEWLDEFFCRLFSLLQHLEQTSITNEVPQASISSGTFLVEDSPYYFCMLEILLGKLSKPLFDQSLRKISKFVNSNILPGATTEVGLLCCACVLSNPEEAAVHLIKPILTTILSSFEGTPISGFGGGRRFDASVSTKMQAALSPALETALEYHLKVLAIAISYGGSELLQFRDKLKEAIGSAFQAPSWKVNGAGNHVLRSLLGSLILYYPIDQFKSFCSEPGSSLMEEWLCSKINENEMNEKASLFPRWHVPTQNELSFASELLVVHFQSALDVLLSICQTEMHTEAGDEKEHLKVTLLRIYSSLQGVMSCLPDMRPSYKNKGTKDTDFNYSVIAGAVGSCIGSAEMRERAAQQIHVACKYLLKERSDDSILLILIIRVMDALGNFGSLEYEEWSSHIQAWKLESAAIIEPPCNFIISSHAKGKRRPRWALVDKAYMHNTWRSSQSSYHRFRTDSNISPPEHLVLLMEDLLDLSLHNYETVRSLAGRSLSKMLKRWPSLISKCVLTMSSNLQDPKAPEHVVLGSCAVLATQTILRHLSMDAVSFSAFIIGLLASSHHESLKVQKAITELFVKYNIHFSGISRSFFKSSGTNPEGPEFTELISQISSLGFDNTSLHWRYNLMANRVLLLLTLSSRSDSHLSSKILGQTAGHFLRNLKSQLPQSRILAISALNTLLQGTPHKISSQEQQQSEYPKENNNLSTEGILNEILMEDGFFSETLNSLSHVHIIADETSVTRGNQGESSFQSLADKAITFFYFDFLASWPRTPSWISFYGGDTFYSNFARIFKRLIQECGSPVLKALQNTLDEFSSAKERSKQCVAAEVMAGILHSDVGVLSEAWDEWMMNQLQKIMVASSVETIPDWAACIRYAVTGKGKYGTRIPLLRQRILDCLIVPLPQTMATNIVSKRYAFLSVALAEISPPRMPIAEVHYHHQLLEELLDNMSHSSAQVREAIGVTLSVLCSNLRLSAASVHSSPEKVEEEGGLMVGLLQKKDWAKLLTEGVSELAMNILSRNHSDSMEITGELTHENVSVNKEVKADIRRMETMFHFLISSLRSGRSSYLLDIIVRLLHPVISLQETSNKDLSTLAKTAFELLKWRALPRPFMESAVSVILSSVNDPNWRTRSACLAYLRVFMYRHTFTLSGVEKQEIWKCIEKLLVDNQVEVREHAAGVLAGLMKGGDEDLSRAFRDRSCTEANLMLKQRKQRNSRSNQSIASIHGAVLALTASVLSVPYDMPSWLPDHVTLLAQFIGEPSPIKSTVTKAVAEFRRTHADTWNIHKDAFTEEQLEVLADTSSSSSYFA from the exons ATGAAACATGGGAAGAAGCTAGGATTAACTATTGAATGGAGACCCTTCTATGACTGTCTGACACGGACACATTTTAAAAG AAATACTGGCCCTGAAGGATGGAGGTTGAGACAACGACATTTTGAGACCGTGACATCGCTTACTCGATCCTGTCGGAAGTTCTTTCCTGCAGGTGCTGctgctgaaatttggttggaattCAG GGCTTTAATGGAAAACCCATGGCATAACTCAGCCTTTGAGGGTTCAGGATTTGTGCAACTCTTTCTTCCTGTTAACTCCGAGAATCAGAATTACTTTACAAG TTGTTGGATCAAGGAGTGCCTTGATCTTTGGGAGACACTACCGAATTGCCAATTTTGGGATATTCAGTGGACTTCTTTTCTTGCACGTTGTATAAAGAGTTGCAAGGCTATTGACTGGGAACAGTTCTTGCCTGCACTCTTTTCTCGATACTTGAACATGTTTGAG GTTCCTGTATCAAGTGGAAGTGGATCATATCCTTTCGCCCTGGAAGTTCCTAGAAATATGAAGTTCTTGTTTTCCAGTAAGAGTGGCACTCCTGCTAAGGCTATTGCAAAGTCAATC GTTTATCTCTTGAAGCCAGGTAGCTCAGCGCAAGAGTACTTTGAGAGTCTGGCAAATCTACTGGAACA ATATTATCATCCCTCAAATGGTGGTCGCTGGACTTACTCTCTGGAACGTTTTCTTCGGTACTTAGTAATTAACTTCCAGAAGCGACTTCAGCATGAGCAGCT CAACCCGGACCAAAACAAAGAAGCTGATATCTTCTTGGGAAAGACAGAAAGGGCCTTATTTGTTAAAGTGCTGTTGAAATTAATAGATCGTGGTCAGTACAGCAAAAATGAATCTCTTGCCGAAACAGTTGCTGTTGCAACTTCTGTTCTGTCATATGTGGAACCATCCTTGGTCCTTCCATTTGTTGCATCTAGGTTTCAGCTGGCATTGGAGACT TTGACAGCCACCCACCAGTTGAAATCTGCTGTCACATCAGTGGCATTTGCTGGTCGTGCAATTTTTCTTGCCTCAACTTCTGCTCCTCAAGCTGATGATCACAACAATTCTGATGCTTTGGTGGATCTAATAATAATCTCTCTCTCCAATGCATTACTTGGTATGGATGCTAATGATCCTCCGAAGACCTTGGCAACTATGCAGTTGATTGGTTCCATATTTTCCAAT TTAGCTGTGGTTGGCGACAATGATGATGGGTCTTCATTCCTGCAAAGCATCAACTTTTCAGAATGGCTAGATGAGTTCTTTTGTCGCTTATTTTCTCTACTTCAACATTTGGAACAAACTAGTATCAC AAATGAGGTTCCTCAAGCTTCAATTTCATCAGGAACGTTTCTTGTAGAGGACAGTCCATACTATTTTTGTATGCTCGAAATCTTGCTTGGGAAATTGTCCAAACCTTTGTTTGATCAG TCTTTGAGAAAAATATCCAAGTTTGTCAACTCAAATATTCTTCCTGGAGCTACCACCGAAGTTGGCCTTCTTTGTTGTGCTTGTGTTTTGTCAAACCCAGAAGAGGCAGCAGTCCACCTTATTAAGCCAATCTTAACGACCATATTATCCTCTTTTGAAGGAACCCCAATTTCAGGTTTTGGTGGTGGAAGACGTTTTGATGCATCAGTTTCTACGAAG ATGCAGGCTGCACTTTCACCAGCTCTTGAAACAGCATTAGAATACCATCTGAAAGTTCTTGCAATAGCCATAAGTTATGGGGGATCAGAGCTGTTGCAGTTCAGGGATAAACTAAAGGAAGCAATCGGATCTGCATTTCAGGCCCCTTCTTGGAAG GTCAATGGAGCTGGCAATCATGTGCTTCGCTCTCTTCTTGGAAGCCTCATTCTCTATTACCCCATTGACCAGTTTAA GTCTTTTTGTAGTGAGCCTGGTTCTTCTTTAATGGAAGAATGGCTTTGCAGCAAAATTAATGAGAATGAAATGAATGAAAAAGCCAGTTTGTTTCCTCGATGGCATGTTCCTACTCAGAATGAACTTTCTTTTGCAAGTGAGCTCTTAGTTGTTCATTTCCAATCAGCTCTGGATGTCCTTCTCAGTATTTGTCAGACTGAAATGCACACTGAGGCAG GCGATGAGAAGGAACACTTGAAAGTGACTTTATTGCGCATATACTCATCACTACAAGGGGTAATGTCATGCTTGCCTGATATGCGACCTTCCTACAAAAATAAAGGAACTAAGGACACTGATTTTAATTATTCTGTTATTGCGGGAGCTGTTGGGTCATGTATTGGTAGTGCAGAAATGAGGGAGAGGGCTGCTCAGCAGATACATGTAGCTTGCAA ATATTTACTGAAAGAAAGATCAGATGATAGCATACTTCTTATACTTATTATTCGTGTCATGGATGCTTTAGGGAATTTTG GAAGCTTGGAATATGAAGAATGGTCGAGTCACATACAGGCTTGGAAATTGGAGTCTGCTGCGATAATTGAGCCTCCAtgtaattttattatttcttctcaTGCTAAGGGAAAAAGAAG GCCAAGATGGGCACTTGTTGACAAGGCATACATGCATAACACATGGAGATCCtcacaatcatcatatcataggtTTCGCACAGATAGCAATATATCTCCACCTGAGCACTTGGTTCTTCTAATGGAGGATCTTCTGGATCTCTCTTTGCACAACTATGAAACAGTTCGCTC ACTTGCTGGAAGATCTCTTTCAAAGATGCTGAAGCGATGGCCATCATTGATTTCCAAGTGTGTTCTCACCATGAGTTCAAACTTGCAGGATCCAAAAGCACCAGAACATGTAGTACTAGGTTCTTGTGCAGTTCTTGCAACACAAACGATCCTCCGACATCTGTCAATG GATGCAGTCTCATTCTCAGCATTTATCATTGGTCTTCTAGCTAG TTCCCATCATGAATCACTGAAAGTTCAGAAAGCTATAACTGAG CTGTTTGTTAAATACAACATCCACTTCTCTGGAATATCAAGGAGCTTTTTCAAGTCTTCAGGTACGAACCCAGAGGGGCCAGAATTTACTGAGTTGATTTCACAGATCAGTTCCTTAGGCTTTGACAATACAAGCCTGCATTGGAG GTATAATTTGATGGCTAACAGAGTACTTCTTTTGTTAACTTTGTCTTCTAGAAGTGACTCACATTTATCTTCCAAAATTTTGGGACAAACTGCAG GACATTTTTTAAGAAATTTGAAAAGTCAACTTCCTCAGTCAAGGATACTCGCAATTTCTGCTTTAAACACTTTATTACAAGGGACACCTCACAAAATCTCAAGTCAAGAGCAGCAACAGTCTGAGTATCCAAAAGAAAATAACAACCTCTCTACTGAAGGAATCTTGAATGAAATACTAATGGAGGATGGATTTTTCAGTGAAACGCTTAATAGCCTTTCTCATGTCCATATAATTGCTGATGAGACTTCTGTTACCAGAGGAAACCAAGGAGAATCATCCTTTCAGAGCCTGGCAGATAAAGCCATCACCTTTTTCTATTTTGATTTCTTAGCTTCATGGCCACGAACTCCCAGTTGGATATCCTTTTATGGAGGTGATACCTTCTATTCCAACTTCGCAAGAATTTTTAAGCGGCTGATACAGGAATGTGGATCACCAGTTTTAAAGGCTCTTCAGAACACCTTGGATGAATTTTCTAGTGCAAAAGAGAGATCGAAACAGTGTGTAGCTGCCGAAGTGATGGCTGGTATCCTTCATTCTGATGTTGGTGTCCTTTCAGAGGCCTGGGATGAGTGGATGATGAATCAACTTCAGAAAATTATGGTGGCATCATCTGTAGAAACAATACCTGATTGGGCAGCTTGTATTCGGTATGCAGTTACAGGGAAAGGGAAGTATGGCACAAGAATCCCTCTTCTGAGACAGCGAATATTAGACTGCTTGATAGTACCCTTACCTCAAACAATGGCCACTAACATTGTGTCAAAGAGGTATGCATTCCTCTCAGTTGCACTGGCTGAAATATCTCCACCTAGGATGCCCATTGCTGAGGTTCATTATCATCATCAACTTCTGGAAGAGTTATTGGATAACATGAGCCATTCGTCTGCCCAG GTGCGGGAAGCTATAGGAGTCACTCTCTCTGTGCTATGTTCAAATTTGCGGCTCAGTGCAGCTTCTGTGCATTCTTCACCAGAAAAGGTTGAGGAAGAAGGGGGTCTTATGGTTGGACTTCTGCAAAAGAAAGATTGGGCAAAGCTTCTAACAGAGGGAGTTTCTGAGTTGGCAATGAATATTCTGAGTAGAAATCACTCTGACAGCATGGAGATCACTGGAGAGTTAACTCATGAAAATGTCTCAGTTAACAAAGAAGTGAAGGCAGATATCAGAAGGATGGAGACG ATGTTCCATTTTCTTATCTCATCTTTGAGATCTGGAAGATCCTCTTATTTGTTAGATATAATTGTTAGGCTCCTCCATCCTGTCATTTCATTACAG GAAACATCAAACAAAGATTTGTCAACACTGGCCAAGACAGCTTTTGAATTACTAAAATGGAGGGCATTACCACGGCCTTTCATGGAAAGTGCCGtttcagtgattctttcttcagtAAATGATCCCAACTGGCGAACAAGATCTGCATGCCTTGCTTATCTTCGTGTCTTTATGTACAG GCACACATTCACCCTTTCAGGAGTGGAGAAACAAGAAATATGGAAGTGCATTGAGAAGCTACTCGTGGACAACCAAGTTGAG